Genomic window (Streptosporangium brasiliense):
CGAGGACTCCGCGTTCGGGTCGGTCGTCTCCTTCGGGCTCGGCGAGGTCACCGCCCGGCTGCTGCGCGATGAGGTCTACCGGCTCGCCCCGCTGACGCGTGAGGACGCGGCGGCCCTGGTCAGGTCACCGCGTGCGGCACCCCTGCTCTTCGGCGAGTACGGCTACCCGCCGGTGGCGGTCGAGGCGCTGGAGGACCTGCTGGTCCGGGTCGGACGGCTGGCCGACGACCTTCCCGAGGTGGCCAGGCTCGATCTCGACCCGGTGCTGGTCGGAGAGTCCGAGGTGATCGTGCTGGGGGCGCGCGCGGTGCTGAGCAGCCCGGTGGGGCCGCGGCTCGACGGCGGACCGCGCCGTCTCGGCTAGCGCCACCCCGGCCGGCGCCGCCCCGGCCGGACCGCCCCGACGCCGGCCGGGCCGCGGTGAAAGGCGCCCAGGGTGGGGTGAAAAGCCCTCGGGACGAGGTGAAAAGCACTCGGGCGCCCGGGGCGCGGTGAAAAGCGCCCGGGTGGCCGGAGAACGACAATTGACCACGGAAATTGGAATTGAATGCCGGTGGCGCGTAAAAGGGCCGCGGCGCGTCGGGTCACGATTTGCGCCGATGGCCGAACCGCGTGCGCACAGGGTGAAAGCGCTGCCCCGGACAGGGCAGGATGGACCCATGAGGGAAACCCGACTCTCGGCCGCCGGCCTGCGCGACGCCATCGACCGCAGTGGCTACTATCCCGACCTGGTCGCCGACGCGGTCGAATCCGCTTTGGGCAAGGAGCAGGTGGGTGCCTACGTGGTCCATCACGAGGCCACCTTCGACCCGGCCATGGAGGTGCGCCGGCACGTCACCGTCCTGGTGCTCTCACCCACCCGGCTGCTCGTCTGCCACACCGACGAGCACCCGCCGGTGGAAGGGGTCTCGGCCTCCCACGCCTCCACGACCACCGAGGCCGTACGGCTCAGCCGTATCCAGTCGGTGGCCGTCACCCGGGTCGTCCCCGACCCCGCCTCCTACGTGCCCGGCGTGCCGCCCACCGAGGTCACGCTCACCATCGGCTGGGGGGCCATCTCCCACGTCGACCTGGAGCCGGCCACCTGCGGCGACGAGAACTGCGAGGCCGACCACGGCTACACCGGTGCCATCACGGCCGACGACCTC
Coding sequences:
- a CDS encoding DUF5998 family protein → MRETRLSAAGLRDAIDRSGYYPDLVADAVESALGKEQVGAYVVHHEATFDPAMEVRRHVTVLVLSPTRLLVCHTDEHPPVEGVSASHASTTTEAVRLSRIQSVAVTRVVPDPASYVPGVPPTEVTLTIGWGAISHVDLEPATCGDENCEADHGYTGAITADDLSLRVSEAADGPEAVSHVLAFAKALSEATARAAS